In a genomic window of Arthrobacter woluwensis:
- the serB gene encoding phosphoserine phosphatase SerB encodes MQSHFSALAYAPELSASALQEASAVLARHGAVDGEWRPLGAEGFQAAELTVVAPADADAASVVPEQWLVSAREALAEAGLSIDVAVVPYALRQAERKFLIMDVDSTLIQQEVIELIAAHAGKEAEVAAVTEAAMRGELDFAASLHQRVAQLAGLPESVFDEVRQAVRLSVGAQRLVDAFHAAGHRVAVVSGGFNQILEPLAEELGLDFWLANDLEVQDGLLTGRVAGEVVDRAAKASRLREWAQASGVPLEAAIAVGDGANDLDMLATAGLGVAFNAKPAVQAAADAAINVPNLDAVAVLAGVPLA; translated from the coding sequence ATGCAGTCACACTTCTCCGCCCTCGCCTATGCCCCGGAACTCTCCGCCTCAGCCCTGCAGGAGGCGTCCGCCGTCCTCGCGCGGCACGGAGCGGTGGATGGCGAGTGGCGGCCCCTCGGCGCGGAGGGGTTTCAGGCGGCCGAGCTGACCGTGGTGGCCCCGGCCGATGCGGACGCCGCCTCGGTGGTGCCGGAGCAGTGGCTCGTCTCGGCCCGTGAAGCGCTGGCCGAGGCCGGCCTGAGCATCGACGTGGCCGTCGTGCCGTACGCGCTCCGCCAGGCCGAGCGGAAATTCCTCATCATGGACGTCGACTCGACCCTCATCCAGCAGGAGGTCATCGAGCTGATCGCGGCTCATGCCGGCAAGGAGGCCGAAGTGGCCGCGGTGACCGAAGCGGCCATGCGGGGCGAACTCGACTTCGCGGCGAGTCTCCACCAGCGCGTGGCCCAGCTGGCCGGGCTCCCCGAGTCCGTCTTCGACGAGGTCCGTCAGGCCGTCCGGCTCAGCGTGGGGGCGCAGCGTCTCGTGGACGCCTTCCATGCCGCCGGCCACCGGGTGGCCGTGGTCTCGGGCGGCTTCAACCAGATCCTGGAGCCCCTGGCCGAGGAGCTGGGTCTCGACTTCTGGCTGGCCAACGACCTGGAGGTCCAGGACGGCCTGCTGACCGGCCGTGTCGCCGGCGAGGTGGTGGACCGTGCCGCGAAGGCCAGCCGGCTCCGCGAATGGGCGCAGGCCTCCGGCGTGCCGCTCGAGGCCGCGATCGCGGTGGGCGACGGCGCGAACGACCTGGACATGCTCGCGACGGCGGGCCTCGGCGTCGCGTTCAACGCGAAGCCCGCGGTGCAGGCCGCCGCGGACGCCGCCATCAACGTGCCGAACCTGGACGCCGTGGCGGTCCTGGCGGGCGTTCCGCTGGCCTGA
- a CDS encoding SDR family oxidoreductase, producing the protein MGTLDNKTAIVTGSSRGIGAEVAKILAGEGAAVVVNYRQKAPRANKVVQQITEAGGRAVAVAADLTTEDGAQALVSAAQENFGGLDVLVLNASGGMETGLGEDYALRLNRDAQVKMLETATAVMPAGSRVVFVTSHQAHFIDTVPTMPEYEPVARSKRAGETALREFIPALEAKGISFVVISGDMIEGTVTATLLDRARPGAIAERRAEAGKLFTVEEFGVEVARMATADVPTGHTEYAGGAGHFQK; encoded by the coding sequence ATGGGAACTCTGGACAACAAGACCGCCATCGTCACGGGCTCTTCCCGTGGCATCGGGGCCGAGGTCGCCAAGATCCTCGCCGGCGAGGGTGCGGCCGTCGTGGTCAACTACCGTCAGAAGGCGCCCCGCGCCAACAAGGTGGTGCAGCAGATCACCGAGGCCGGTGGCCGCGCAGTTGCCGTCGCCGCCGATCTGACCACCGAGGACGGCGCGCAGGCGCTGGTCTCCGCCGCGCAGGAGAACTTCGGCGGCCTGGACGTCCTCGTGCTGAACGCCTCCGGCGGCATGGAGACGGGCCTCGGTGAGGACTACGCGCTGCGCCTGAACCGTGACGCTCAGGTCAAGATGCTCGAGACCGCCACGGCCGTCATGCCGGCCGGCTCCCGCGTGGTGTTCGTCACGAGCCACCAGGCCCACTTCATCGACACCGTGCCCACCATGCCGGAGTACGAGCCGGTCGCGCGCAGCAAGCGTGCGGGCGAGACCGCGCTGCGCGAGTTCATCCCCGCGCTCGAGGCCAAGGGCATCAGCTTCGTGGTCATCTCCGGTGACATGATCGAGGGCACCGTCACGGCCACCCTGTTGGACCGTGCCCGTCCCGGTGCGATCGCCGAGCGCCGCGCCGAGGCCGGCAAGCTGTTCACGGTGGAGGAGTTCGGCGTGGAGGTCGCCCGCATGGCGACGGCCGACGTTCCCACGGGCCACACCGAGTACGCCGGCGGCGCGGGACACTTCCAGAAGTAG